CGATGTGTCGTCTCTCCTTCGagttaaacttttttaatttctacCCTTAGTTTGGTCTGTCCATAGTCTGTGTATGTGTCTTATGACACTTATGTGTAAGATTAATATAGTCGCACTAATCAACATTTGTGGAACAAAAGCGTAAATCATGCATCGTGATATATCATAGTCTAGTGCacatgcaattttttttttacacgaTTTATAACGTTACAACTTACAACGCTGTGTTAAGCAATAGGCCTAGTTTGCAAACTAGTAGACTATTATGCAAACAATAATTGGAATAATGCagttaaaatatgaaacaaaagttAGTCAGTGAAACTTTTTAGCTAGCATTGAtcttttttatacatttatacatgtatagattaataaaaatttataaccatttcaaaaaaaattgtagcaTTCGTAAACACTTAATTAAGGAGCACAATATCCCCGGAGCTTAATTAAACAGGAAGCCCCACCGCAGAAACTAAACCCCTAAAACATCTGATCGATGTAATTCCCTTCATATTCACATTAATGAATTAAATGTATACGCCTATGCATTCATGTATAGATGCATATATCACGATGCATGATTGTATACACACACTTACATCTGAGCCAAAACTAGGGTTTTATACCAtttgtgtgtatatgtatattgtaTACTCTCTAGCTAGGGTTTACAGCGAGGTAAAATTAATGAACATATTAATTTAAGCtgtataaaatattatctaGTACAGTAATAATATCCACATAAATagttaagaaaaatgattatgaaACTTAGGGTACACACCAtgatgatatatgtatatgatctAAGATCAAGATTAATCTTATAGTTTGGGTATGATACGTATAAAATTCAACTATGCATTAAGAGCTGACTATCAAGAAACGAATGTagaattgtttcttttcactctatatgtaaaattgtaaatagATCACAAAATAGGATTAAAGTACTGAAAATTAATAGAGATTATGGAGAGTATTAAATGCTTACCATTAACTAATTCcactttgttttattatagattttttgtttgcttccgCTAAGAAGCCAAGTTGGAGCTACTACTAGTTCCCGTAGTACCATCTTCACCATCATGACTCTTCATAggattcctcttcttcctcttttttcttttcttgtacGGAACTCCTCTTGCCTTCGCCTGTGAATCTCTCACTTCCCTcagaaaaaccctaattccgcCGCCGGCAAAAGGGTTTCTCTCCGGCAATCCTCCGTTCTCCTCGAAAGCCGCTCTTAGCCGTCCGATCAAAGCATCTAAACTCCCCCACGCTTGTTTTAAAGGACAGTTACACTGTCCCGCTGGCTCAACCTGTCCGAAGAAAACGCATCCATGGATATGAACCTTTGTCTTCCCAAACTGGTCGAGATATTGGAGGAAATCGAGGATGTGGTTTGATCCACACTGCGAGATGTGAACCGGTGGCTGTTGGTTACGCAGGTATTGACAAAACGTGTTCCAGTCTCGTCGTTTCTGTGACTCGTACCGGCTTAACGCTGGCGGGTTAGGAGGTGATTGCGGTTGGTGTGGTTGTGGTTGCGGTTGCGATTGCGGTTGAGACGATCCTTCTGCTATGCCTTTGCCTTTGTTGCTATGACTAGCCATGGTAGAACGTTGATGGTTATGTTGACATGATCATCACCTCAGGCTCATAGCTAATAGATACGATTcatcagaaaagaaaaagtttttttttttcttttggtcttgaaaggagaagaagaggggAATATAGAGAAACTATGTCAATGATGGTGGGGGAAaactttagaaaattttatacactaattagaaaattaaatcTTATTATATTCTCGCGTAAATTATTTGATGggaataatatatatacacacacgtAGCATCAAATCTATAAGGGCTACAAAAAAACTGAAAGCTAGTGTTctattactttattttcattttcagcAAAATCTAGTGTTCTATAATTAATCAACCTcgaatatataaatcattttttaaaaccaagttCGTTTTTAGTTGAAAGTAAAGTGATTGCTGTTCAGAATTATTTCGAACCAAACAAACTTAAAACGTagatgtatataaaattaaactaattaagTAAATGCAAATTaagtatatgatattttttggaTTATCAAGTTAAGTGATAGATGAGGGAGACAGGGGATGGGGCCAGCAAGAGTGCTttagttctttctttttcaatcaGTAGACCTATCAAATTATTTTCCCTTCCTTTAATTTGTACGATTAGCATTTAAGTATTGTTTActatttactttatttaaatatatttgttgctattaaaattgtaattatGTTTCCATTCAGCTTAGCAATCATTGTCAACGAATATTGCCGCCCTATTATGATGcgtaacaaaagaaaaacaataatactGGAATGGAGAAATAACACATAAAGTATAAAGTATGATCTAGTAGAAATACCAATATATTTACGTATAAGAGCGTTTTCTTTGTGCATGGAAATTGGAAACGatgaaaaccaaacaaaagaagaatgtGGATAAATCGATAATTAATAGGCCCATAAATAAAGCCCAATGGAccttaaattttgtaaatatgatTCTCTCAAATAGAACCAGACAAATAAATCTATGGAGGTCCCAATCCCAAAGATCCGCGATGGACGCTTGCATTTActtatttaaagttttgtcATCTACAGAATTCTAATGTTATTGGAGtgtattaaatatttgttgtcaaaattaaataagattAAGGATATTCCTTTTTGGCTGCCACTGAGGCACTGACCAATCGTTACTAGAAAATTTCTAATAAACTAGGTGAATATCCATTATTCAAGGGTTGGttgaatagttttttctttctaaaatgaTAGCATAACTTTTGTGGTTAAAAGAAGTATTCCctttgtttatatttaaaacaacaattacCTACCTACTCTCCTAGGATATGATTCTTcctaattttttataaatttgagtttttaattttcctgCAGATACTCATTcaaccaagaaaagaaaaatctcagTAATCAGTCGTATGCATAGAAAAAATGGTCCCACGGCATAATCATTAACCAAcagaaaattatgaaatgtGCAACAATATCGAGTTGTCTCATtgttatttatacaaaacaaaagcattaaTTGAATATTGTATAAAGGACGCATTATAATGATCGActattaatttcaattttgataatCTGAAGAACATCAATAtcatccatttttattttgataatatcatACTTGACTAGGACTGAGCATAATACGCGAGTctacgaaaacaaaaacggTGAAGCATTATAACAACACCAATTATTCATTAAATCTATGAGAATTCACGTTGGTTTCGGTTTATAAATCTCGCTAATATTTGATGTAAGCAACGGAAGAAGTGTTGGCATCTTTGATAAGTGTACCAAGAAGAGGAGCAAGCAAACATTTCTTGTCCTTCTCCTTGTAGAAGTAACCCAAACACTTGCAATCACGATCGCACTTAGCCTTGCAATCGTTCACAGAAGTTGGGCCTTGTCCATCATTAACATACGGCCCAGTAAAATGCTCAACACCGACTATCTTGTAATAATTGACAGCTTTACCCTTGCCTCCGCTGCAAAACTGCGTCGTTTTAGGTGGAGCGCATTTATCACTCCAAGCTAACAGACCTTTCGGTGTAGGGCACCCGACGCACATTCCTCGATCGCAGTAACCGTAATCGCCGCAAAACGTCGGCAAACCGCATTGACGGACGAAgtaattggagaagaaagcgAAAGTCTCTTCCCATTCGAGATACGTCGCGGCAGGGAAATACGAGAAGGCCTTGAGGCTACCGTCGGATCCAAGTCTCAGATACGATATCGTTCCATTgtagttgattttgtttaagtttaaAGTTCCTCCTCCGCTTCCGATTGGTCTAACTTGGAGTAACCGGCGGTTATTACCCGGGTTCGTAGCGGGTTGTGGTGCGGGTTCTAAGAGAAGCTCGTAAGCTGACGGCTCCGTTAAATTATCGAACTCTCTTGTAACGGCGAACGTGACGGTACCGCGGAAGTCGTGATCCGTCCATCCCCCGTAAACTAACGGCGTACCGGTTTTGTTAACGTACATGGTTAAGCCTTTGTTGTCCAACACCATGCTGTACGGACCATCGGAGCCGTTCATATCAGATGTACGGCTAACGAGTTTGTTAACTCCGTTAACTTTTAGGGATTGGCCGACGAGGAGTGTATCGGTGGGATGATCGAAACTCTGCCAAACGAATTTTCCATGTTTGTCGTGTAGCACCATGTTTCCATTGGGCAAGATTTGGAATCCGGTGACGCCTTTGTTGGCTGTGTTAGTCTGCCACTTGACTTGGCCGTTTAACTCAGCGAGCACAAGGTTTCCGTTTCGGCCGAATGAGAGTGTGGAGTTGTCTCCGACGGGGTTGTTGCGATTGGCGTCCCAGATCCAACGCGTGAAACTCATGTCACGCCTCGTTCCGACTCGGAGAGCTAACACGTAGGCGCTAGGAGTTGTATTGTAAAACATGAGCTGGAAAGGAATTGTGAAGAAATTCTGATTCGGTGAGTTGAGGAATCGGTAACTCGCGTCGTACTCGGTGATGTATGGGGCGTAGCCGGGTTCGTTGAGCACTCTGAATTGTTTCTCGGGAGGGACTTGGGCCATGACAACCGAAACAGTTGAAATGGCAAGTGCCGTGATTAGTAAGTAATCAAACCTAAGCATGGTTGTGTTCTTTATGTTTACTGAGATTGAGTAGTAGAGTGAGATGATTTTCTATATCCTTTAGGTGTATATATAAGATCTTAACTTTGGGTCGTTGGGCTGTATTCGTTTGAAAGtcctaagttttttttttttttttttttgaatggtCCTAAGCTGCAAATCGTGTCTTCGTTATACAGATCAACCAATGGCTCATTTATGATTTGGATAAGATATGTCTACTGAGAATTTTCGAAAATTATCGTATATACAAAAGTTGTGAGTAAAacactaattatatatattgttgttaatccgtttttattacacaaattTTGTATAACTAATCTCATGAAAATTGTTCAGACAAAGTTGACCATcgtttttgacaaaagaaaatttagattCTCCAATCGGATTCATACTTTAAACacttgtttttaaatatagaATGTACTCGTTTAAATACTTTAAACtgtaaaaatatatctaaaaatccTTTCAAGATTGCAATCTACCCGATCACCATTTTGATCTCTACTCAAATTAGTGAATATTTGGATAACTAAGTACCCACACTTCCCAAACTAGCTATATAAATTTCTCGATTTTACCGTCTTGTATGTAAATATACTTCATAaagtaattttatatattctaaagTCTAGACTACACATTCCACCTTTATCTGACCCGCCACTAGACtgtcgtatatatatatacaaatttccGAGATAATGCTAACAGATATAAAAACATCTCCGCCAGCTTtaacagtaaaaaaattaaaactcacAATAATCATCTTGTGATGATCGAATCTTTTATGTAAGTTCAGACATCCAAAACAGTACTGTGAGTCAGATTTTGATGGTTGATGGATGCATAGCTGCTGGGCAAGCTTTCACTTTTTATCCCATGTAAtgctaaaaagtaaaaagtaagaCCACAAAACTTGTAAAAAATATGTACGAAGGGAAGTGGACCACACGGTTTGTCCGATTAAGATAGAATTATTGGGCTATGACAAAGCCTAAAGGCCCAATGAGTTGGAGAAGTGACAAAATTTTTGCTGTTCTTTTGACAGTATGAGTCCCAACGACCATCTACAAACCTCAGTAGTCAATTGAATTAAGAACCAAGTGAGCGGTATTCCAAGTGGAGGACCAGTGGACTACAAAACTCTTGTCAGAGGcaacaaaataatgataatgCTTCACATGGTATTTTGATTCTCAAaggtactatatatatatagtaaatacATCTGATGGCTTTTTTTTAAGGTAATACAATATATTCAACGGTGGATCATTACAAGCACACCGATTATTCATTAAATCTCTAAGAATTCAAAAAGAATTCGGTAAATAACTTTCccaaaaaaacactaatattTGATGTAAGCAACAGAAGAAGTGTTGGCATCTTTGATAAGTGTACCAAGCAGAGGAGCAAGCAAACAtttcttgtctttctctttgtagAAGTAACCCAAACACTTGCAATCACGATCGCACTTGGCCTTGCAATCGTTCACAGAAGTTGGGCCTTGTCCATCATTAACATAAGGCCCAGTAAAATGCTCAACACCGACTATCTTATAATAATTGACAGTTTTACCCTTGACTCCGCTGCAAAACTGCGTCGTTTTAGGTGGTGCGCATTTATCACTCCATCCGAGTAATCCTTTTGGTGTAGGACACGCGTTGCACATCCCACGATCGCAGTAACCGTAATCGCCGCAAAACGACGGCAAGCCACATTGACGGACGAAGTAAGTGGAGAAGAATGAGAAACTCTCTTCCCATTTGAGATACGTAGCTGCTGGGAAATACGAGTAAGCCTTGAGACTCCCGTCAGATCCGAGTCTTAGATACGAAATCGTTCCgttgtaattgattttgttcagATTTAAAGTTCCTCCTCCGCTTCCGATTGGTCTGACTTGGAGTAACCGGCGGTTATTACCCGGGTTCGTAGCGGGTTGTGGTGCGGGTTCTAAGAGAAGCTCGTAAGCTGACGGCTCCGTTAAATTATCGAATTCTCTTGTAACGGCGAAAGTGACGGTGCCGCGGAAATCGTGATCCGGCCATCCGCCGTAAACTAACGGCGTACCGGTTTTGTTAACGTACATGGTTAAACCTTTTTTGTCCAGCACCATGCTGTACGGACCATCTGAGCCGTTCGAATCAGATGTACGGCTAACGAGTTTGTTGACTCCGTTAACTTTTAACGATTGGCCGGTGAGGAGTGTATCGGTGGGGTGATCGAAACTCTGCCATACGAATTTGCCGTTTTTGTCGTGTAGGACGATGTTTCCGTTGGGTAAGATTTGGAATCCGGTGACGCCTTTGTTAGCTGTGTTAGTCTGCCATTTGACTCGTCCGTCAGCTTCAGCGAGGACGAGGTTGCCGTTACGGCCGAGTGAGAGTGTAGCGTTTTCTCCGACGGGGTTGTTGCGATTCGCGTCCCATATCCAACGCATGGTAGACTCGTCACGCCTGAGTCCGACTCGGAGAGCTAAGATGTAGGCGCTAGGGGTAGTGTTGTAAAACAAGAGCTGGAATGGTGATGTGAAGAAGCTCTGGTTTGATGATTCGATGAATCTGTAACTTGCGTCGTACTCAGTGATGTATTCACCGAATTCTCCTTCGTTGACGACTCTGAATTGTTTCTCCGGAGGGACTTGAGCTATAACCACCGAAACAGTGGCAATGGCAAGTGCCAAGGTTACTAAGATAGCAAATCGAgacatgattttgttttcttgtgtgaGTAAAGGAGTGAGATGATTATGTAGAAGATGTATCTTGTGTTGTGGTATATATAAGTTGTTTAGCTTTGTAATATTGGCCGTATTCGTTTGAAAAGTCAAAGTTGCTAATTGCGACTTGActaattaaagaagaagagatcaagcAAATTGGTGCTGTACAATGGAGCCGATGGCGACTTATGATTTGGATAAGGTTTGTCTAGTGCAGATTATCGAATATTCGTCATAACTATTTTGCTTTCTGaatatcatataatttattttcttgtcgaaagaaaatgattaatcCTTTTATGCATTTATCTTAATACTATCATTTTCTAGAAGACTTGAAACCGGATTTTCTGCCTATGAGAGGATAATGAGGATTGGTAAAATATCACAGCACCGTCTTGGTAAAATAGACTTGAAGCTGTGAGTTTAGttaagttttgaagaaaaaatgtagTTGTGGATTTTTCTTAGATGCCACTGCGAGGGGCCAAGATTTGGCTTTTTCATTTAAAAGTTTAAGTACACGTATCTATGGGTAGCAGAGATCCATGTATCTTATTCTTTACATGTGCACCAAACGAAACCCAAACAAATAATGGCTGACAAAGATATCTACGATATCAATAATATTGCGGCATCTTGAATTTACCAATCacataaatcttaaaatttttaaaaattacgaTGTCTAACCGGAACAAGTGTGGAAACTAAAAACACCTAAGAAGCATAACGTTTACACTTGTGCTTGATCCTCACAACAAGTTCAAAAAAACGACGAATGAAGAAAGACTTGACAAGCAGAAGAAAGCTTTGGAAACGCAAGGATTTGCTTGCTAAGTTGAAACCTGTGTTCTTCTGCCCATAAAATGAATCGAAGAGTAAGCTCCTTGACAACTGCTGCATTCCCCAGGATGTATTTGACAAGCTCGGTTTCGACCTGATTCTCAACCGAGCTGGATATCATAGCTGTGCTGTATATCGTAACAAACTTGAGCGATATTAGCAGACACTTAGGCATAGTTGATCTTGAGATATCCAATATATCTAGACGATGATCGTGAACCCACTACATAATATCAAGGACAAGAAACGAAAAACGTAATGAGAATGTATAGTTTAGTTAAGTAATTCAAGAGttacttataaaaataaaattaccaACTCTAGAGATTTTAGGTTTGGACAGCTTGCGAGAAACGTTGGTAACAACTTTAAACAAGAGGAGTCCATCGAAACTTCCAAATGGGTTAAGTTAGAGAACTGAGGCAATGGTTCCGAGCTAGAGTAAGCATACATAGCCTAGcaaaaaccaagaagaatAAATTAGTAATAAGTTTTCGAGACAGATTAATTCAGGATGAATagttacaaaaatatacatacCTCTAGACAACAGTAATTGAGTGCAAGATTTGTGACATTTGATATCCAAGCAATAAATGTACGCAATGTTTTCATCGTCAATGAGTTAATAGGATTAAACTCTCCTTTAGAGATACTAATATCCACTTTGAGCGGAGAACATACACTATTCAGCACAAGGTCTTTAAACCGGTGGATTTGAAGATTCAGAGACTTAAGCCTAGGAGCATCAATCACTAGCccaatttttgttaaatctttGTTCCAATCTAAATCTCTTTTCCAAATACGCATTCTCAAGCTATATAGTGTCTGAGACCGCACTCGTATAACTTCCACATTCCAAACTTTTTCAATGTACAAAACTTGAAGAACTGGGGAGGATGAGATAAGCCTCTCTAGAGCCGCTTCGCTCGAAAACCAAACCGATAGTAAATGCATAGTCTCAAGACGAGGTAGAGAAACGGAGTCAAAACTATCAATGCCTACCTCGACCAGCTTCAAGTGTACCAATGTTTCACACATAGAAATGCTTCCCGGAAGTTTTATGGGACAATAATTGTTCTTATGCAAGAACCAAATATTTTAGCAACAACCACAAGATGCTGAACTCCACGGGTAACCACTGAGTCGACCCACTTGTTGAAAAGGGATCCTTCAGTCTCATACTTCCTGCCGTCAAATTCCAACTTCAATTGGTATATGAGTGATTTCTTATCCAAATCTAGAAACCTGTTGACAAAACCCTTTAACCCCTTGTATCTGAAGTTAGTTTGGTTAAGGTCCAATCCAGGAACACGTTGCCAAATATATCTCCATCTCGTGGACAAGATACTGGTTTTAACAGAATCTTTCGTCGCAAGTTTTAGGAGTATCTCATGCAGTACGTGGTCCGGCAATAATTGGCTAATCAAATCTTTGTTTTCCATGTGATTTCGTCTTTTGTAATCGTGACGCTTTTGTTTAGAGACCTCAGCAATGATGTAATGCTGAAAAATTAAGCAGAAAAGCACAGATCAAGTTAAGTAAATTCATAGTAGAGAGACTAAGAAGAACAACGAGAGAACTGACCTGCAGCGGCGCGATCCGATCACAGATAATGACGATGTAAAAGCGAAGCGATGAGAGATCGTCGGATAATTGACGACGGTGGcgacgctttcaagttttttttggttttgggaaAGCGGTTGAAACGTAAGAGGAATATATTAATGGGCTAAAACGTGTCCTACAGGCCCAATTAactgaaaatatgatttattaaTACATGTATGAAAATCCTAACATGTACTTCTGTTATACGGCAGCTTGCAAGCCGACtttgtaaatgaaaaaaaaaaaaaaaaaactagccGAAAAGGTGACGCGGCGCTGAAGCATCGTATCACGCATCTTATTCTATCGACCATGATGCAATTGCAAATTCGCGATCCCatctttaattttgaaatatttagcTACGTAACAAAACTATTCAATACAATAATCTTTACAATCAATAATTAATTCCTCTGATGTATTACGTGCACTTGGGTCTTCTGCGTTACTGACAAAGCATAGTATTTTATGAATTACTCactccctttttttttatttgtaagatgtttaaacaattttgtttgtttcaagtTTCTAAATTAAATCTGTATTTATTGGGAATACAGAAATGTTTAAAATCTGTCATTAGAACAAGAATTATGCagtatttattttcattggtTGAACTAGTTTTCATGATGCACAAAATAATAGTTTATTAATCTGTTTTTAGtcaaaaaatcttatataaagaaattgtGGGAGTAATAGCACCTCCAATGGTGTATCTTAGGTGTATCTTAGAATaatatcttaaaattaaactataaaaattaaatcaaaataaatttaaaaactaagaTTTGCTTCTTAGCTAAGAAGTTTTCATG
This sequence is a window from Arabidopsis thaliana chromosome 1 sequence. Protein-coding genes within it:
- the LSH7 gene encoding LIGHT-DEPENDENT SHORT HYPOCOTYLS-like protein (DUF640) (LIGHT SENSITIVE HYPOCOTYLS 7 (LSH7); FUNCTIONS IN: molecular_function unknown; INVOLVED IN: biological_process unknown; LOCATED IN: chloroplast; EXPRESSED IN: inflorescence meristem, hypocotyl, root, flower; EXPRESSED DURING: petal differentiation and expansion stage; CONTAINS InterPro DOMAIN/s: Protein of unknown function DUF640 (InterPro:IPR006936); BEST Arabidopsis thaliana protein match is: Protein of unknown function (DUF640) (TAIR:AT1G16910.1); Has 309 Blast hits to 309 proteins in 18 species: Archae - 0; Bacteria - 0; Metazoa - 12; Fungi - 0; Plants - 297; Viruses - 0; Other Eukaryotes - 0 (source: NCBI BLink).) yields the protein MASHSNKGKGIAEGSSQPQSQPQPQPHQPQSPPNPPALSRYESQKRRDWNTFCQYLRNQQPPVHISQCGSNHILDFLQYLDQFGKTKVHIHGCVFFGQVEPAGQCNCPLKQAWGSLDALIGRLRAAFEENGGLPERNPFAGGGIRVFLREVRDSQAKARGVPYKKRKKRKKRNPMKSHDGEDGTTGTSSSSNLAS
- a CDS encoding D-mannose binding lectin protein with Apple-like carbohydrate-binding domain-containing protein (D-mannose binding lectin protein with Apple-like carbohydrate-binding domain; FUNCTIONS IN: sugar binding; LOCATED IN: apoplast; CONTAINS InterPro DOMAIN/s: Curculin-like (mannose-binding) lectin (InterPro:IPR001480), PAN-2 domain (InterPro:IPR013227), Apple-like (InterPro:IPR003609); BEST Arabidopsis thaliana protein match is: Curculin-like (mannose-binding) lectin family protein (TAIR:AT1G78830.1); Has 2616 Blast hits to 2560 proteins in 84 species: Archae - 0; Bacteria - 5; Metazoa - 0; Fungi - 0; Plants - 2610; Viruses - 0; Other Eukaryotes - 1 (source: NCBI BLink).), which codes for MLRFDYLLITALAISTVSVVMAQVPPEKQFRVLNEPGYAPYITEYDASYRFLNSPNQNFFTIPFQLMFYNTTPSAYVLALRVGTRRDMSFTRWIWDANRNNPVGDNSTLSFGRNGNLVLAELNGQVKWQTNTANKGVTGFQILPNGNMVLHDKHGKFVWQSFDHPTDTLLVGQSLKVNGVNKLVSRTSDMNGSDGPYSMVLDNKGLTMYVNKTGTPLVYGGWTDHDFRGTVTFAVTREFDNLTEPSAYELLLEPAPQPATNPGNNRRLLQVRPIGSGGGTLNLNKINYNGTISYLRLGSDGSLKAFSYFPAATYLEWEETFAFFSNYFVRQCGLPTFCGDYGYCDRGMCVGCPTPKGLLAWSDKCAPPKTTQFCSGGKGKAVNYYKIVGVEHFTGPYVNDGQGPTSVNDCKAKCDRDCKCLGYFYKEKDKKCLLAPLLGTLIKDANTSSVAYIKY
- a CDS encoding Curculin-like (mannose-binding) lectin family protein (Curculin-like (mannose-binding) lectin family protein; FUNCTIONS IN: sugar binding; LOCATED IN: apoplast, cell wall, plasma membrane, plant-type cell wall; EXPRESSED IN: leaf; CONTAINS InterPro DOMAIN/s: Curculin-like (mannose-binding) lectin (InterPro:IPR001480), PAN-2 domain (InterPro:IPR013227); BEST Arabidopsis thaliana protein match is: D-mannose binding lectin protein with Apple-like carbohydrate-binding domain (TAIR:AT1G78820.1); Has 2662 Blast hits to 2603 proteins in 85 species: Archae - 0; Bacteria - 10; Metazoa - 0; Fungi - 0; Plants - 2651; Viruses - 0; Other Eukaryotes - 1 (source: NCBI BLink).); this translates as MSRFAILVTLALAIATVSVVIAQVPPEKQFRVVNEGEFGEYITEYDASYRFIESSNQSFFTSPFQLLFYNTTPSAYILALRVGLRRDESTMRWIWDANRNNPVGENATLSLGRNGNLVLAEADGRVKWQTNTANKGVTGFQILPNGNIVLHDKNGKFVWQSFDHPTDTLLTGQSLKVNGVNKLVSRTSDSNGSDGPYSMVLDKKGLTMYVNKTGTPLVYGGWPDHDFRGTVTFAVTREFDNLTEPSAYELLLEPAPQPATNPGNNRRLLQVRPIGSGGGTLNLNKINYNGTISYLRLGSDGSLKAYSYFPAATYLKWEESFSFFSTYFVRQCGLPSFCGDYGYCDRGMCNACPTPKGLLGWSDKCAPPKTTQFCSGVKGKTVNYYKIVGVEHFTGPYVNDGQGPTSVNDCKAKCDRDCKCLGYFYKEKDKKCLLAPLLGTLIKDANTSSVAYIKY
- a CDS encoding F-box/RNI-like/FBD-like domains-containing protein is translated as MENKDLISQLLPDHVLHEILLKLATKDSVKTSILSTRWRYIWQRVPGLDLNQTNFRYKGLKGFVNRFLDLDKKSLIYQLKLEFDGRKYETEGSLFNKWVDSVVTRGVQHLVNNYCPIKLPGSISMCETLVHLKLVEVGIDSFDSVSLPRLETMHLLSVWFSSEAALERLISSSPVLQVLYIEKVWNVEVIRVRSQTLYSLRMRIWKRDLDWNKDLTKIGLVIDAPRLKSLNLQIHRFKDLVLNSVCSPLKVDISISKGEFNPINSLTMKTLRTFIAWISNVTNLALNYCCLEAMYAYSSSEPLPQFSNLTHLEVSMDSSCLKLLPTFLASCPNLKSLELWVHDHRLDILDISRSTMPKCLLISLKFVTIYSTAMISSSVENQVETELVKYILGNAAVVKELTLRFILWAEEHRFQLSKQILAFPKLSSACQVFLHSSFF